A section of the Pseudanabaena mucicola str. Chao 1806 genome encodes:
- a CDS encoding DUF4336 domain-containing protein: MTAQTTHHKSEHEPSSPKDWSWKFWQVVPLYPYGQRRTIRKEIVKDAIWTFEQIQGIFYVVVPIRMTVVKLSAGGLLVYAPVAPTPECIRLVNELVAEHGEVKYIILPTVSGIEHKVFVGPFARQFPKAHVYVSPHQWSFPFNLPLSWLGLPWGRTSLLPEDSSKVPFADQFDYAVLGSIELGLGKFAEVALFDKRSQTLLVTDTIMSVPEKPPEILQIDPYPLLFHSRDGADEPIVDTEVNRIRGWQRTALFLFYFRPQVLGTVSFFQALLDIAKAPERSRKALFGLYPFRWKYNWYQSFESLRGNGRIFVAPILQTLILNRDPQTVIAWADKVASWNFVRIVPCHFDNAIAATPAEFRQAFSFLEKNPQPSATKNLPEEDFEVLNQINNILQGNRIIREAKDKI, from the coding sequence ATGACTGCCCAAACAACACATCACAAGTCTGAGCATGAGCCAAGTAGCCCAAAGGACTGGTCGTGGAAATTTTGGCAGGTCGTGCCGCTTTATCCCTATGGTCAGAGACGCACTATTCGCAAAGAAATTGTCAAGGATGCGATCTGGACTTTCGAGCAGATTCAGGGGATTTTTTATGTAGTTGTACCTATCAGAATGACAGTAGTGAAGTTGTCGGCTGGGGGACTGCTGGTATATGCGCCCGTTGCTCCGACTCCCGAATGTATCCGCCTCGTAAATGAACTGGTTGCCGAGCATGGTGAGGTCAAATACATCATTTTGCCCACGGTGTCAGGAATTGAGCATAAGGTTTTTGTGGGGCCCTTTGCAAGGCAGTTTCCCAAGGCTCATGTTTATGTCTCACCACACCAATGGAGCTTCCCATTCAATTTGCCGCTTAGTTGGTTAGGTTTACCTTGGGGACGCACATCGCTGTTGCCTGAAGATAGCTCAAAGGTTCCCTTTGCCGATCAGTTTGACTATGCGGTTCTAGGTTCGATTGAACTAGGCTTAGGAAAATTTGCGGAAGTAGCACTATTTGATAAGCGATCGCAGACTCTTTTAGTTACTGATACGATCATGTCTGTTCCCGAAAAGCCGCCAGAAATCTTACAAATAGATCCCTATCCCTTGCTATTCCACTCTAGAGATGGTGCGGATGAACCAATTGTCGATACAGAAGTGAATCGGATTCGCGGTTGGCAAAGAACGGCTTTATTTCTGTTCTATTTTCGTCCCCAAGTTTTGGGAACTGTTTCCTTTTTTCAAGCTTTACTAGATATTGCCAAAGCTCCAGAGCGATCGCGCAAAGCCTTGTTCGGTCTGTACCCTTTTCGCTGGAAATATAACTGGTATCAATCCTTTGAATCTCTACGCGGCAATGGACGCATTTTCGTTGCGCCAATCTTGCAGACTCTCATTCTCAATCGTGATCCGCAAACAGTAATTGCATGGGCAGATAAAGTTGCTAGTTGGAATTTTGTGCGGATTGTTCCTTGCCATTTTGACAATGCGATCGCCGCAACGCCCGCTGAGTTTCGTCAAGCCTTTAGCTTTTTAGAAAAGAATCCGCAACCTTCAGCTACTAAGAACCTACCTGAAGAAGATTTTGAAGTTCTCAATCAAATCAATAATATTTTACAGGGCAATCGCATTATAAGAGAAGCAAAAGATAAAATCTAA
- a CDS encoding serine/threonine-protein kinase yields MPAKILDGRYKLIKKIGAGGFGQTFISRDMRRPGSPPCVVKQLKPASDDPNFIREARRLFNTEAETLEKLGKHDQIPQLLAYFEEDKQFFLVQEFIEGQSLYDELKATLPEVSDLDHQTQEQILAELQNIDAPPKDKQLGEVEVLNILRDVLEVLEFVHSEGVIHRDIKPDNLIRRKKDQKIVLIDFGAVRAMQDANTKLTPDEKGESRFTVTIGTPGYMPSEQCAGRPNYSSDIYALGMVAIKALTGYAPTDLPTDPATGELVWRDKAKVSNGLAMVLTRMVRYHYTQRYQSVREVNQGITTFATMSEVERQATTSKIVRSTIVNNSIRLANSNNSSKSISDHSSTRRTLSSSPSSSSNSGVLFLFGGLLAFVAVISVFALPAMMRNNQKSVIVNNAPPIPKPISTEVANPIATTPNPEAVNQLLAVEANKESLLIPNKISGNAVHAYKVTAKSGQLLSVSVIGNGVLLSILNEQGVGIPGTVNLPSTELDIQADGTYLLQLRAIAGAPETLYQLKVALKDKAIASPPTMPPSGVPTPPTGVTTPPTSPSPSATPSQAPAQIEIKVRNR; encoded by the coding sequence ATGCCAGCCAAAATACTTGATGGACGTTATAAATTAATTAAAAAAATTGGAGCTGGAGGTTTTGGGCAGACCTTCATTTCTAGGGATATGCGTCGTCCAGGTTCACCGCCCTGTGTTGTCAAACAACTCAAGCCTGCTAGTGATGATCCTAACTTTATTCGTGAAGCAAGGCGATTATTTAATACTGAAGCCGAAACTCTCGAAAAACTAGGTAAACATGATCAAATTCCCCAGTTGCTTGCCTATTTTGAGGAAGATAAACAATTTTTCCTAGTTCAGGAATTTATCGAAGGGCAATCGCTATATGATGAATTAAAAGCGACTCTCCCTGAAGTGTCCGACCTCGATCATCAAACTCAAGAACAGATTTTGGCAGAACTCCAAAATATTGATGCTCCTCCTAAAGATAAGCAGCTTGGTGAAGTTGAAGTCCTCAATATCTTAAGAGATGTTCTGGAAGTTTTAGAGTTTGTCCATTCTGAAGGCGTAATTCATCGTGATATTAAGCCAGATAATTTAATTCGCCGCAAGAAAGATCAAAAAATAGTCCTCATTGACTTTGGCGCAGTTAGAGCTATGCAGGACGCAAATACGAAATTGACACCCGATGAAAAAGGTGAGTCTCGTTTCACGGTTACGATTGGGACACCTGGCTATATGCCTAGTGAGCAATGTGCAGGTCGCCCAAATTACAGTAGTGATATCTACGCATTAGGCATGGTGGCGATTAAAGCGCTCACAGGCTATGCCCCCACGGACTTACCCACCGATCCTGCTACAGGTGAATTAGTATGGCGGGACAAAGCGAAGGTGAGCAATGGTTTAGCTATGGTTTTAACAAGAATGGTGCGCTATCACTACACCCAGCGCTATCAGTCGGTGCGTGAAGTCAATCAAGGTATCACTACCTTTGCGACGATGAGTGAAGTTGAACGTCAAGCTACTACCAGTAAGATTGTCAGATCAACTATTGTTAATAATTCAATTCGCCTAGCCAATTCTAATAACAGTTCCAAGTCTATTAGCGATCACTCATCAACACGCCGCACACTATCATCATCTCCATCATCTAGTTCTAACTCTGGAGTCCTATTTTTATTTGGAGGACTTTTAGCTTTTGTTGCTGTCATCTCTGTATTTGCGCTACCAGCAATGATGCGGAACAATCAAAAATCGGTAATTGTCAATAATGCACCTCCTATACCTAAGCCAATTTCCACTGAAGTAGCAAATCCTATTGCTACTACCCCCAACCCAGAAGCAGTGAATCAGTTACTTGCAGTGGAGGCAAATAAGGAGTCGTTATTGATTCCAAACAAAATATCGGGGAATGCTGTTCATGCCTACAAAGTTACGGCGAAGTCTGGACAATTGCTGAGTGTTTCAGTTATCGGGAACGGGGTGTTATTAAGTATTTTGAATGAGCAGGGAGTGGGGATACCTGGCACGGTCAATTTACCAAGTACGGAATTAGATATCCAAGCAGATGGTACATACTTGCTACAGTTACGAGCTATTGCAGGTGCACCTGAAACTCTATATCAGTTAAAAGTCGCGCTAAAGGATAAGGCGATCGCCTCACCTCCTACTATGCCACCATCAGGTGTACCCACTCCACCTACAGGTGTAACTACTCCACCTACATCACCTTCACCATCGGCAACGCCATCACAAGCACCAGCACAAATAGAAATTAAAGTTAGGAATAGATAG
- a CDS encoding HepT-like ribonuclease domain-containing protein: MGTRKVIIPAEININHRLEVQIQDILEALTATESFVAGIDFLDFSCDQKTIFAVERAISIIGATAKRLPISFIDQYPEINWRSLTSIGDNLMFSYLEVDLNTLWNLAQQDVPFIKEQMKKAIANL, translated from the coding sequence ATGGGAACCAGAAAAGTGATTATTCCTGCTGAGATAAATATCAACCATCGTCTTGAAGTGCAAATACAAGACATCTTAGAGGCCTTGACAGCCACTGAGTCATTTGTAGCTGGAATTGATTTTCTAGATTTTAGTTGCGATCAAAAGACAATTTTTGCCGTAGAACGAGCCATTAGCATCATCGGAGCTACAGCAAAGCGTTTACCAATTAGTTTTATTGATCAATATCCCGAAATTAATTGGCGTAGCTTAACGAGTATTGGTGATAACTTGATGTTTAGCTACTTAGAAGTTGACTTGAATACTTTGTGGAATTTAGCACAGCAAGATGTCCCTTTTATCAAAGAACAGATGAAAAAGGCGATCGCCAATTTATAA
- a CDS encoding Ycf34 family protein, protein MCICVNCTYVDRCITYHSVEALHLQPHLTEHPDFEAISPTINVNIRTKSNDNIQMEWDVVGCESFVSEMGKWIKLRPGELVPT, encoded by the coding sequence ATGTGTATCTGCGTTAATTGCACCTATGTCGATCGCTGCATCACCTATCACTCCGTCGAAGCTTTACACCTTCAACCCCATCTCACAGAGCATCCAGACTTTGAGGCAATTTCTCCCACAATTAACGTTAATATCCGCACTAAATCGAATGACAATATTCAAATGGAATGGGATGTTGTCGGTTGTGAGAGCTTTGTATCTGAAATGGGAAAATGGATCAAATTGCGACCTGGTGAACTTGTTCCCACTTAG
- a CDS encoding DUF4336 domain-containing protein → MGTVSFFQSSLDITKAPERSRRAFLGIFPFRWKYNWYQSFEVLRGNGRIFVAPILHRTYARVIGIEGCLS, encoded by the coding sequence TTGGGAACTGTTTCCTTTTTTCAATCTTCACTAGATATTACCAAAGCCCCAGAGCGATCGCGCAGAGCCTTTTTGGGTATATTCCCATTTCGATGGAAATATAACTGGTATCAATCCTTTGAAGTTCTCCGTGGCAATGGACGGATTTTCGTCGCGCCAATTTTGCATAGGACTTACGCAAGAGTGATAGGGATAGAAGGATGTTTGAGTTGA
- a CDS encoding S66 peptidase family protein, translated as MQISQLPSSIHPSQKVTVIAPSGALREWERFEQGVKIWRDRGYELLIPEDLSQPWGYLAGTDEQRCQQLITAWNDPESVAIVCARGGYGSMRLMEKLDWQQLSNRPKWLIGFSDITALLWGFAQHKGIGGLHAPVLTTLGNEPARSQQQLFDWLEGKVNAITLSGKGWNNGKATGVLLPANLTLATHIIGTAICPDLENVILAIEDVGEAPYRVDRMLTHWRWSGHLQKLKGIAIGRFSQAEVSTPSFSMEDVWRDRLSDLGIPIVSNLPFGHDGENAPLPVGCFAEIDSDNGTLRYKRER; from the coding sequence ATGCAAATATCCCAACTTCCATCAAGTATCCATCCTTCGCAAAAGGTGACAGTCATCGCCCCTAGTGGAGCCTTACGAGAATGGGAGCGATTTGAGCAGGGTGTCAAGATTTGGCGCGATCGCGGTTATGAATTGTTGATTCCTGAAGACCTAAGTCAACCTTGGGGCTATCTTGCAGGAACCGATGAGCAACGCTGTCAGCAGTTAATCACCGCATGGAATGATCCTGAATCTGTAGCAATTGTCTGTGCAAGAGGCGGCTACGGCTCGATGCGCCTCATGGAAAAATTAGATTGGCAGCAACTGAGCAATCGCCCGAAATGGTTAATTGGTTTCTCGGATATCACGGCTCTACTTTGGGGATTTGCTCAACATAAGGGTATTGGCGGCTTACATGCACCTGTGCTAACCACTTTAGGCAATGAACCAGCACGATCACAACAGCAATTATTTGATTGGCTAGAGGGCAAGGTCAATGCAATTACCCTATCTGGTAAAGGTTGGAATAATGGCAAAGCGACAGGTGTGCTTTTACCAGCAAATTTAACGCTCGCGACACATATCATCGGTACTGCGATTTGTCCCGATCTAGAGAATGTGATTTTAGCGATCGAGGATGTGGGGGAAGCACCCTATCGGGTTGATCGGATGTTAACCCATTGGCGCTGGTCGGGACATTTACAAAAGCTCAAAGGCATTGCGATTGGTCGGTTTAGCCAAGCGGAAGTATCAACACCTAGTTTCTCTATGGAGGATGTATGGCGCGATCGCCTATCTGATTTAGGTATTCCCATTGTCAGTAATTTACCCTTTGGGCATGATGGTGAGAATGCTCCTTTACCAGTTGGTTGCTTTGCTGAAATAGATAGCGATAATGGAACTCTTCGCTATAAAAGAGAGAGATGA
- a CDS encoding DUF4346 domain-containing protein, whose protein sequence is MNLIVETDVLPKKIQQIDDELSKRSLALDPSGYFIIYIDRQQNLICAKHYSNFINEQGLAVDPETGKPIPAKGKVERQAMQLFTGRSAKELCVEIFEKTQPCPVTLLDHAAYLGREAQRAELALLQQQEYIQD, encoded by the coding sequence ATGAATCTGATCGTAGAAACGGATGTACTTCCCAAAAAAATCCAGCAAATTGACGATGAACTGTCCAAGCGATCACTGGCTCTTGATCCGAGTGGCTACTTTATAATTTATATTGATCGGCAGCAAAATTTAATTTGTGCAAAACACTATAGCAATTTTATTAATGAACAGGGCTTAGCAGTTGATCCTGAAACTGGGAAGCCTATTCCCGCTAAAGGTAAAGTGGAGCGCCAAGCGATGCAATTATTTACAGGTCGCTCTGCTAAGGAACTCTGTGTAGAAATCTTTGAAAAAACTCAACCTTGTCCTGTTACGCTTCTCGATCATGCTGCATATTTGGGGCGAGAAGCACAACGCGCAGAATTAGCTTTATTACAGCAGCAAGAATATATCCAAGACTAA
- the surE gene encoding 5'/3'-nucleotidase SurE produces MTIILTNDDGIDAEGIWSLQKATELVFGTKGAIAAPIRQYSGCGHQVTTHAPIAIKQRLELGEDTYAIDGSPADCVRVAIAHLYSDVKLVLSGINHGGNMGVDVYMSGTVAAVREAAFHNIPAISISHYRDRCREFNWTWAAETSARVIKQLLEIHLPPQSYWNVNLPHLETTDLDTIPEIVFCEKSSQPLPLGFKVDGDRVTYTGRYNLRDRAPETDVDVCFSGKIAVTQMGI; encoded by the coding sequence ATGACTATTATTTTGACTAATGATGATGGCATTGATGCAGAGGGGATTTGGTCTTTACAAAAAGCTACAGAGTTAGTATTTGGAACTAAGGGGGCGATCGCAGCGCCGATACGTCAATATTCGGGCTGTGGGCATCAAGTCACCACCCATGCCCCGATCGCTATTAAACAAAGATTAGAACTGGGCGAAGATACCTATGCCATTGATGGATCGCCTGCAGACTGTGTGCGGGTGGCGATCGCACATTTATATAGTGATGTGAAATTAGTACTATCAGGCATTAATCATGGTGGCAATATGGGCGTGGATGTCTATATGTCAGGGACTGTGGCGGCAGTACGCGAGGCAGCTTTTCATAATATTCCTGCGATCTCAATTTCCCATTATCGAGATCGGTGCAGAGAGTTTAACTGGACTTGGGCTGCTGAAACTTCCGCTAGGGTAATTAAGCAACTGTTAGAGATTCACCTGCCACCGCAGTCATATTGGAATGTGAACTTGCCCCATTTAGAGACGACAGATCTTGATACTATTCCTGAGATTGTATTTTGCGAAAAGTCGAGTCAGCCTTTGCCATTGGGTTTTAAAGTCGATGGCGATCGCGTAACTTATACAGGTCGTTACAATCTGCGCGATCGCGCTCCCGAAACCGATGTTGATGTCTGTTTCTCTGGCAAAATTGCAGTTACACAAATGGGTATTTAG
- the prmA gene encoding 50S ribosomal protein L11 methyltransferase — translation MSLSSITSINNWWEIQVVADQALEEQIFWRLQSFGCQGMVTHQKDRQIRVNSYLPIEKGQVLDLAALALLLKQDAIACNYEAPITQWTIISDEDWSSSWKQHWSPQKIGDMLMIYPAWIDPPTDSDRQILRLDPGSAFGTGAHATTQLCLEALEMRLWGVKPEDNIVVADVGCGSGILSIGALLIGASQAYAIDNDILAIKATNHNRQLNNIAEEKIWVQEGSIQDLIANMPAPANGFTCNILADIIMDMVPYFDQLVDENGWGILSGILIEQVPKVAEVLDAHKWLIATFWKRQEWACLTIRRSEY, via the coding sequence ATGTCACTTTCGAGTATCACCTCAATCAATAATTGGTGGGAAATCCAAGTTGTTGCGGATCAAGCATTGGAAGAACAAATTTTTTGGAGATTACAAAGTTTTGGTTGTCAAGGTATGGTGACTCACCAAAAAGATCGACAAATTCGCGTTAATAGCTATCTACCTATTGAGAAAGGACAGGTTCTAGATTTAGCAGCTCTGGCACTATTGCTCAAACAAGATGCGATCGCCTGCAATTACGAAGCTCCGATTACGCAGTGGACGATCATCAGTGATGAGGACTGGTCGTCAAGTTGGAAGCAACATTGGAGTCCACAGAAAATTGGCGATATGTTGATGATTTATCCTGCTTGGATTGATCCACCCACCGATAGCGATCGTCAGATTTTGCGACTTGACCCTGGTAGTGCCTTTGGTACGGGTGCTCATGCAACGACACAGTTATGTTTAGAAGCTCTAGAAATGCGTCTTTGGGGCGTAAAGCCAGAAGACAATATTGTCGTAGCGGATGTCGGGTGCGGCTCAGGAATTCTCAGTATTGGGGCGTTGCTAATTGGTGCAAGCCAAGCCTATGCGATCGATAATGATATTTTGGCGATCAAGGCAACTAATCATAATCGCCAACTGAATAATATTGCTGAGGAAAAAATCTGGGTACAGGAAGGGAGCATTCAAGATTTAATTGCGAATATGCCTGCTCCTGCTAATGGATTTACCTGCAATATTCTTGCCGATATCATTATGGATATGGTTCCCTACTTCGATCAACTAGTGGATGAGAATGGCTGGGGAATTTTGAGCGGCATTTTGATCGAGCAAGTCCCCAAGGTTGCAGAAGTCTTAGATGCCCATAAGTGGTTGATAGCTACTTTCTGGAAGCGTCAGGAATGGGCTTGTCTAACAATTAGGCGATCTGAATATTAA
- the ndhO gene encoding NAD(P)H-quinone oxidoreductase subunit O: MALKKGTLVRAIREKLENSTEATANDTRWSSYIFETWGEVLEFRGDYVQVKFSKVPTPVIWLHKDQLEEQAA; the protein is encoded by the coding sequence ATGGCACTAAAGAAAGGCACTCTAGTTCGCGCAATTCGGGAAAAGCTCGAAAATAGCACTGAAGCAACGGCTAATGATACTCGCTGGTCATCCTACATTTTTGAGACATGGGGCGAAGTATTAGAGTTTCGTGGTGATTATGTCCAAGTCAAGTTTAGTAAAGTGCCAACCCCTGTAATTTGGCTCCACAAGGATCAGTTAGAAGAGCAAGCCGCCTAG
- a CDS encoding D-alanine--D-alanine ligase family protein: MTAVSIDLKAKSPLYVGLLFGGQSGEHDVSITSARAIASALNQNSRYKLQPFYIQRDGTWRSPDVSQQVLDLGKALEGSEILTNAAFFLPTEVQQVDLWFPVLHGPNGEDGTVQGLLQLMHKPYVGNGVLASSVGMDKIAMKAIFANAGLPQVKYVAINRWQWQQDELAWSEHIEATLGYPCFVKPSNLGSSVGISKVRDRQQLKEAIARATNYDPRIIIEQGVTAREIECAVLGNEQPQASAIGEITFNSDFYDYETKYTAGKADLIIPSQLPDNVTQAVQSMAVKAFQTVAGSGLARVDFFYVEATGTVLINEINTFPGFTSLSMYPKLWEYSGVPFTELCDRLIDLAFERYY; the protein is encoded by the coding sequence ATGACGGCTGTATCGATCGATTTGAAGGCAAAATCTCCTCTTTATGTCGGTTTGTTATTTGGTGGACAGTCAGGAGAACATGATGTCTCAATCACATCGGCAAGAGCGATCGCCTCAGCCCTCAATCAAAACTCTCGTTACAAACTCCAGCCTTTTTATATTCAACGCGATGGCACTTGGCGCAGTCCTGATGTATCACAACAAGTTTTAGATTTGGGTAAAGCTTTAGAGGGTTCAGAAATATTAACTAATGCGGCTTTTTTCTTACCGACGGAAGTTCAGCAAGTCGATCTTTGGTTCCCTGTGCTTCACGGTCCCAATGGCGAAGATGGTACGGTGCAGGGGCTTTTACAGTTAATGCATAAGCCTTATGTTGGGAATGGTGTGCTTGCCTCATCGGTCGGTATGGATAAAATTGCAATGAAGGCAATTTTCGCGAATGCTGGTTTACCTCAGGTCAAATATGTGGCTATTAATCGCTGGCAATGGCAACAGGATGAACTTGCTTGGAGTGAGCATATTGAAGCAACTCTTGGTTATCCCTGTTTTGTCAAGCCTTCTAATCTTGGCTCATCGGTGGGGATTTCTAAGGTGCGTGATCGCCAACAGTTAAAGGAAGCGATCGCCAGAGCCACGAACTACGATCCAAGGATCATCATTGAGCAAGGTGTCACTGCCCGTGAAATTGAATGTGCGGTGCTTGGTAATGAGCAGCCTCAAGCATCGGCAATTGGTGAAATCACCTTTAATAGCGACTTCTACGATTATGAAACCAAGTACACCGCAGGAAAAGCTGATCTCATTATCCCCAGTCAATTGCCCGACAATGTGACCCAAGCGGTGCAGTCCATGGCAGTAAAAGCTTTCCAAACCGTCGCAGGTTCGGGGCTAGCCAGAGTCGATTTCTTCTATGTTGAAGCAACGGGAACAGTTTTAATTAATGAGATTAATACTTTCCCTGGATTTACTTCGCTGAGTATGTATCCCAAGCTATGGGAATATTCAGGTGTTCCCTTCACAGAACTATGCGATCGCTTGATAGATTTGGCGTTTGAGAGATATTACTAA
- a CDS encoding DUF429 domain-containing protein: MKIYGIDFTSAPSKTKRIVCAEAYLDDTGLHIERFERFTNFPDWIEFLQRSPSWIAGVDFPLGQPRKLVENLRWGTTWIEYVKLVGQMSKSEFVETLNKYRLGRANGDREHLRQTDRIVGAISPMKVYGVPVGKMFFEGAPRMLAAGFSILPCHPTDDPRIVIEIYPALMARAIIGKQSYKSDDRRKQTREMQLGRQAVIEYWRSPNFAATYGLSIDINVQLAEECDRDASGDTLDAVLAAVQTAWSAKQPNYGIPTTCDPLEGWICGKL, translated from the coding sequence ATGAAAATATATGGAATTGATTTTACAAGCGCTCCAAGCAAAACCAAAAGGATTGTCTGTGCAGAGGCTTACCTCGATGACACAGGTTTGCATATTGAGAGGTTTGAGCGCTTTACCAACTTTCCTGATTGGATAGAATTTTTACAGCGCTCACCATCTTGGATTGCAGGTGTTGACTTCCCCCTTGGTCAACCACGCAAATTGGTCGAAAATCTACGATGGGGGACAACTTGGATCGAATATGTCAAGTTGGTAGGGCAGATGTCTAAATCAGAATTTGTAGAAACTCTAAATAAATATCGTCTAGGTCGCGCCAATGGTGATCGCGAACATTTGCGTCAAACTGACCGCATCGTAGGTGCAATTAGTCCAATGAAGGTCTATGGTGTGCCTGTAGGCAAGATGTTTTTTGAAGGTGCACCTCGAATGTTGGCAGCAGGCTTTAGTATTTTGCCTTGCCATCCCACGGATGATCCACGGATCGTGATTGAGATTTATCCTGCGCTGATGGCAAGAGCGATTATTGGCAAACAAAGTTATAAATCCGATGACAGGCGCAAACAAACTAGAGAAATGCAATTAGGTCGTCAGGCTGTCATAGAGTATTGGCGATCGCCAAACTTTGCAGCAACCTATGGCTTGAGTATAGATATTAACGTTCAGCTTGCCGAAGAATGCGATCGCGATGCATCTGGTGATACGTTAGACGCTGTACTCGCCGCAGTGCAAACTGCATGGTCAGCTAAACAACCTAACTATGGCATTCCGACAACTTGCGATCCCCTTGAGGGATGGATTTGCGGAAAGTTATAA
- a CDS encoding N-acetylmuramoyl-L-alanine amidase-like domain-containing protein, producing the protein MTKVVKPFLLSTLLGLSFSDYFLPNSHNIDQKDHIVVIAKSTQTEHTNVSSNFGSGTSTESASNIIEYQRLMQLFSDRQVSKSSFSEVLKSVANQFIGKSYRERLLDQGETEKLFISFTEFDCVLFVETVLAFSRNLFSVNPSYEKFVQNIQEVRYIDGKLDGYCSRLHYFSDWIRDHQKRGIVRDHTEELGGIPLNKTLNFMSSHRQKYPRLKHSEANYQCILAMEKRIELETKSQPLRYIPSHKIHSIYPSLKSGDIIAVVTDIKGLDTTHTGLVYLKPKNTSFIHASPSGKVKIAPDLQHYVERVDHAIGIMVARPNLIPQKESI; encoded by the coding sequence ATGACCAAAGTTGTCAAACCATTTTTGCTCAGTACTTTATTAGGTCTATCTTTTAGCGATTACTTCCTTCCCAATTCTCATAATATTGATCAAAAAGATCATATTGTTGTCATAGCAAAAAGTACACAGACTGAGCATACAAATGTATCTTCTAACTTTGGCTCAGGTACATCTACAGAATCTGCAAGCAACATAATAGAATATCAGCGATTAATGCAGTTGTTTAGTGATCGTCAAGTATCCAAATCATCATTTAGTGAAGTCCTTAAGTCTGTTGCTAATCAGTTTATTGGTAAAAGTTATCGTGAGAGATTATTAGATCAGGGGGAAACAGAAAAACTATTTATTTCATTTACAGAATTTGATTGTGTGCTATTTGTGGAAACAGTTTTAGCTTTCTCACGCAATTTATTTTCAGTGAATCCCTCCTATGAGAAATTCGTCCAGAATATTCAAGAAGTGCGTTATATAGATGGTAAGTTAGATGGTTATTGCAGCCGTTTACATTACTTTTCAGACTGGATACGTGATCATCAGAAGCGAGGGATTGTCAGAGATCACACTGAGGAACTAGGTGGTATTCCGCTTAACAAGACCCTCAACTTTATGAGTAGTCATCGGCAAAAATATCCTCGTCTCAAGCATAGCGAAGCCAATTATCAATGTATTTTGGCAATGGAAAAGAGAATCGAACTAGAAACGAAATCTCAGCCATTGCGATATATTCCCTCTCATAAAATCCACTCGATCTATCCCTCATTAAAATCTGGCGACATTATTGCTGTAGTGACAGACATTAAAGGGCTAGACACCACTCATACAGGATTAGTTTATCTCAAGCCCAAAAACACCAGTTTCATTCATGCTTCCCCATCAGGCAAGGTCAAAATTGCTCCTGATTTACAGCATTATGTCGAGCGCGTCGATCATGCGATCGGCATTATGGTTGCCCGTCCCAATTTAATACCCCAAAAGGAAAGCATATAG